A genome region from Amblyraja radiata isolate CabotCenter1 chromosome 2, sAmbRad1.1.pri, whole genome shotgun sequence includes the following:
- the en2 gene encoding homeobox protein engrailed-2, whose protein sequence is MEENDQNNHEVDNQESSNESNRAIMPLLQAPGNQLPHRITNFFIDNILRPDFGKRKDGHRDQSHVPGRENVSPSAVVSGQSGGSAPGVGGGGGGGGGVGVGGVGGDGVSGGGGGAPASPSGPAKKRDVAGEATLRNGESAEQSQSSDSDSSHSSTSAVSQPMLWPAWVYCTRYSDRPSSGPRSRKPKKKTPNKEDKRPRTAFTAEQLQRLKAEFQTNRYLTEQRRQSLAHELSLNESQIKIWFQNKRAKIKKASGSKNSLALHLMAQGLYNHSNTGKEDKEESE, encoded by the exons ATGGAAGAAAATGATCAAAATAACCATGAAGTGGACAACCAGGAGTCGAGCAACGAGTCTAACCGAGCCATCATGCCGCTACTCCAGGCGCCGGGGAACCAGCTCCCTCACCGGATCACCAACTTTTTCATCGACAACATCTTGCGGCCGGACTTCGGCAAAAGGAAAGACGGGCACCGCGATCAGAGTCACGTCCCCGGGAGAGAGAACGTTAGCCCGTCGGCGGTGGTGTCCGGCCAAAGCGGAGGCAGTGCGcccggggtgggaggaggaggaggaggaggaggtggtgttggtgttggtggtgttggtggtgatGGTGTCTCCGGCGGAGGAGGAGGGGCTCCAGCCAGCCCGTCTGGCCCGGCTAAGAAACGAGACGTGGCGGGAGAAGCGACGCTGAGGAACGGCGAGAGCGCCGAGCAATCCCAGAGCTCCGATTCAGACAGCTCCCACAGCAGCACCAGCGCAGTCTCCCAACCCATGctttggcctgcgtgggtttactgcaCTAGATACTCGGACAGGCCTTCTTCAG GTCCCAGGTCCCGCAAACCAAAGAAAAAGACTCCCAATAAGGAGGACAAGCGACCGAGGACAGCGTTCACAGCCGAACAATTGCAGAGACTGAAAGCCGAGTTTCAGACGAACCGCTATCTAACCGAGCAACGCCGGCAGAGCTTAGCTCACGAACTCAGTCTCAACGAATCCCAAATCAAAATCTGGTTTCAGAACAAGCGAGCCAAAATCAAGAAAGCTAGCGGATCAAAGAACTCACTGGCACTACATTTAATGGCACAAGGACTTTACAACCATTCCAACACGGGGAAAGAAGACAaggaagaaagcgaatag